A part of Saccopteryx bilineata isolate mSacBil1 chromosome 8, mSacBil1_pri_phased_curated, whole genome shotgun sequence genomic DNA contains:
- the MSANTD5 gene encoding LOW QUALITY PROTEIN: putative uncharacterized protein MSANTD5 (The sequence of the model RefSeq protein was modified relative to this genomic sequence to represent the inferred CDS: inserted 1 base in 1 codon; substituted 4 bases at 4 genomic stop codons), with protein MEEKVIFQVETIINPQEIKEEKXSQGXEKPTSQLINHVWSKAIVQGLKQKGXKGEWQQYLQMFIHLXGLYPTNKEVNQRPTSKPWPCLYGQALLRILGXRGEDSVFSGPPCAPYNSQQWAASSDSDSDP; from the exons ATGGAG GAGAAGGTGATATTCCAGGTCGAAACTATTATCAACCCCCAggaaataaaggaggaaaaataatcCCAGGGGTGAGAAAAGCCCACAAGCCAATTAATT AATCATGTATGGTCAAAAGCAATTGTCCAGGGTctcaaacagaaag agaaaggagaatggCAACAATATCTACAGATGTTCATACATTTGTAGGGTTTATACCCAACTAATAAAGAGGTCAACCAGAGGCCAACGAGCAAACCCTGGCCCTGTCTTTATGGACAGGCCCTTCTCAGGATCCTAGGATAAAGAGGAGAGGATAGTGTCTTCTCAGGTCCTCCCTGTGCAC CCTACAACTCCCAGCAGTGGGCGGCCTCCTCTGATTCTGATTCAGAtccttaa